A DNA window from Mucilaginibacter xinganensis contains the following coding sequences:
- a CDS encoding helix-turn-helix domain-containing protein: MRTLSNKSTPAGNSEVHFIHHGQLLEKVIRDEHKSISSIARTLKISRRTLYNWFESETMDYENLIKTGKIIGYDFSKEIPGIKEMKPKQPEKKRAHAPDKTDEDSVYYWMDKYLALLDKYRELAMKDYVDNDKYGSV, translated from the coding sequence ATGAGAACCTTGTCCAATAAAAGCACCCCTGCCGGGAATAGCGAAGTTCATTTTATACACCATGGGCAACTTTTAGAAAAAGTTATCCGTGATGAGCATAAAAGTATCAGCAGTATAGCACGAACACTTAAGATAAGCCGCCGTACGTTGTATAATTGGTTTGAATCGGAGACGATGGATTATGAAAATCTTATAAAAACAGGTAAGATAATAGGGTATGATTTCTCCAAAGAAATACCCGGGATAAAGGAAATGAAACCCAAACAACCCGAAAAAAAACGAGCCCACGCTCCGGACAAAACCGATGAAGATTCAGTTTACTACTGGATGGATAAATATTTAGCACTACTTGATAAATACAGGGAACTTGCAATGAAAGATTACGTTGACAATGATAAATACGGATCCGTGTAG